In Halopelagius inordinatus, a single genomic region encodes these proteins:
- the icd gene encoding isocitrate dehydrogenase (NADP(+)), with translation MSYDKIEAPESGEKITLADEETGELAVPDNPIVPIIHGDGIGTDVGPAAQKVLEAAAEATGRSIEWLRVYAGESARQKYDENLPEDTVQAIKDHRVAIKGPLTTPVGAGFRSLNVALRQKLDLYANVRPTYHIDGVPSPVKSPEAMDMVFFRENTEDVYAGIEWEAGTDDVQQVKQFLADEMDVGDKLHDGPIGIGVKPITEFGTKRLVRQSIEYALENDRDSVTLVHKGNIMKFTEGAFRDWGYELAEEEFGDVTITEDELWEEYDGEKPEDKLVVKDRIADNMLQQLLTRTDQYDVIATMNLNGDYMSDAAGAQIGGLGIAPGANFGDGLCLAEPVHGSAPKYAGEDKVNPTAMILSGRLMFEYMGWNDAGALIRDAVEETISSGDVTYDLERQIEGGNKLATSEFADKVVENINELA, from the coding sequence ATGAGCTACGACAAAATCGAGGCCCCCGAGTCGGGGGAGAAGATTACGCTCGCCGACGAGGAGACCGGTGAGCTGGCGGTTCCGGACAACCCCATCGTCCCCATCATCCACGGCGACGGTATCGGCACGGACGTCGGTCCCGCCGCACAGAAGGTGCTCGAGGCGGCCGCGGAAGCGACCGGCCGTTCCATCGAGTGGCTCCGCGTCTACGCCGGCGAATCCGCTCGCCAGAAGTACGACGAGAACCTGCCCGAGGACACGGTGCAGGCCATCAAGGACCACCGCGTAGCTATCAAAGGCCCGCTGACGACGCCCGTCGGCGCCGGGTTCCGTTCGCTGAACGTCGCGCTCCGTCAGAAGCTCGACCTCTACGCGAACGTCCGTCCGACCTACCACATCGACGGCGTCCCCTCGCCGGTCAAGAGCCCGGAAGCGATGGATATGGTGTTCTTCCGCGAGAACACGGAGGACGTCTACGCCGGCATCGAGTGGGAGGCCGGAACCGACGACGTACAGCAGGTAAAGCAGTTCCTCGCAGACGAGATGGACGTCGGCGACAAGCTTCACGACGGCCCCATCGGTATCGGCGTCAAGCCCATCACCGAGTTCGGCACGAAGCGTCTCGTCCGCCAGTCCATCGAGTACGCCCTCGAAAACGACCGCGACTCCGTCACGCTCGTCCACAAGGGTAACATCATGAAGTTCACCGAGGGCGCGTTCCGCGACTGGGGCTACGAACTCGCAGAGGAGGAGTTCGGCGACGTCACCATCACCGAGGACGAACTTTGGGAGGAGTACGACGGCGAGAAGCCCGAGGACAAACTCGTCGTCAAGGACCGCATCGCGGACAACATGCTCCAGCAGCTTCTCACCCGGACGGACCAGTACGACGTCATCGCCACGATGAACCTCAACGGCGACTACATGTCCGACGCCGCGGGCGCCCAAATCGGCGGCCTCGGTATCGCGCCGGGCGCGAACTTCGGCGACGGTCTCTGTCTCGCAGAGCCCGTTCACGGCTCTGCGCCCAAGTACGCGGGCGAGGACAAGGTGAACCCGACGGCGATGATTCTCTCGGGCCGCCTCATGTTCGAGTACATGGGCTGGAACGACGCCGGCGCACTCATCCGCGACGCCGTAGAGGAGACCATCTCCTCGGGCGACGTGACGTACGACCTCGAACGGCAGATCGAAGGCGGCAACAAGCTTGCCACCTCCGAGTTCGCCGACAAGGTCGTCGAGAACATCAACGAGTTAGCCTAG
- a CDS encoding cupin domain-containing protein: MERVSTDDVESVEPVSGVGLSVLARTEGMNVQRFAIEPGATVPTHSHEQEQVGYVVSGELTFLVGDGEDPTEVVVREGDSFALAAHETHGAENRGDVTVEGVDIFSPPRIAADWGDE; encoded by the coding sequence ATGGAACGCGTCTCAACAGACGACGTGGAGTCGGTCGAACCGGTGTCGGGCGTCGGACTCTCCGTCCTCGCGCGAACCGAGGGGATGAACGTCCAACGGTTCGCCATCGAACCCGGCGCGACGGTTCCGACGCACAGTCACGAACAGGAACAGGTCGGATACGTCGTCTCCGGCGAACTCACCTTCCTCGTCGGTGACGGTGAGGACCCGACAGAGGTAGTCGTCCGCGAGGGCGACTCCTTCGCTCTCGCGGCCCACGAGACGCACGGCGCGGAGAACCGCGGCGACGTGACCGTCGAGGGCGTCGATATCTTCAGTCCGCCTCGCATCGCCGCCGACTGGGGCGACGAGTAA